One genomic window of Bradyrhizobium sp. B124 includes the following:
- a CDS encoding glycosyltransferase family 4 protein — protein MTSVDTPGVIARSPQPQGLDWHRRFQEQHGRALRVLHLGNIANNAFNNARIQRQHGIDAYVIAYENYHIMASPEWEEATFEGDLGDPFFPDWTGVDLGGYQRPRWFASGPLNLCCSMIAAEVGGQPDLAEEFRRSLDRARQSVCSQRVSARVIRLGQKIRRRIRRSPAMARDIVMRRVLAKDDPEQQRLVDVWRQGRAPGSPPSTPDFGSYRARLAPLTGLLDRFDVIQAYATDGAWPLLAQRPYFAYEHGTLRAIPFQDDSLGRLTATVFLGADHVFVTNIDCVPAARRLGVPPDRITPLPHAFDDTKLVEFWARNSAIRPPDDQVVVFHPTRQDWRDADPSLVKGNDRLIRAFARVAQQAPTLRLAMIAWGRDLDASRELIRSLGLDDKVQWLAPMRKPELWRTYLRSHAVLDQFVLPSFGGITFEALALGRRVITNVDSGMAEEFFSEAPPTLSASTESEIAEALRKIVADRDDRHGLGAAGAAWIQKYHSAARIVELQLAAYRRQIESVPA, from the coding sequence GTGACATCGGTCGACACGCCAGGCGTAATCGCGCGTTCGCCGCAGCCGCAAGGCCTGGATTGGCATCGGCGTTTCCAGGAACAGCATGGGCGAGCGCTGCGTGTGCTGCACCTCGGCAACATCGCGAACAACGCATTCAACAATGCCAGGATCCAGCGCCAGCACGGCATCGACGCTTATGTCATCGCCTACGAAAACTATCACATCATGGCTTCCCCGGAATGGGAGGAGGCGACGTTTGAGGGAGATCTCGGAGATCCATTCTTTCCGGACTGGACCGGGGTCGATCTCGGAGGCTATCAGCGGCCGAGATGGTTTGCCTCTGGACCTCTGAACTTGTGTTGTTCGATGATCGCCGCTGAAGTCGGCGGGCAGCCGGACCTCGCCGAGGAATTCCGACGCTCGCTGGATCGAGCCCGGCAGTCCGTATGTTCGCAGAGAGTGTCTGCCCGCGTGATCCGTCTCGGCCAGAAAATAAGGCGGAGGATTCGTCGCTCCCCCGCGATGGCGCGCGACATCGTCATGCGACGCGTTCTGGCAAAGGATGACCCGGAGCAGCAGCGGCTTGTTGATGTCTGGCGGCAGGGGCGTGCGCCGGGTTCTCCGCCAAGCACCCCGGACTTTGGCAGCTACCGGGCCCGGCTCGCGCCGCTTACGGGCCTGCTGGATCGGTTTGATGTCATCCAGGCGTACGCCACCGATGGTGCCTGGCCGCTGCTCGCTCAGCGCCCCTATTTTGCATATGAGCATGGAACGTTGCGCGCAATCCCGTTTCAGGACGACAGCCTCGGGCGGCTCACCGCCACCGTGTTCCTCGGGGCCGACCACGTCTTCGTCACCAACATCGATTGCGTGCCTGCCGCACGACGGCTTGGCGTGCCGCCGGATCGGATCACGCCGCTTCCGCATGCGTTCGACGATACGAAGCTCGTTGAATTCTGGGCGAGAAACAGCGCGATCAGGCCGCCCGACGACCAGGTCGTTGTTTTTCATCCGACCCGACAGGACTGGCGGGATGCGGACCCCAGCCTGGTAAAGGGGAATGACCGGTTGATCCGCGCCTTCGCGCGCGTTGCGCAGCAGGCGCCGACGCTGCGACTTGCGATGATCGCCTGGGGACGCGACCTTGATGCCTCGCGGGAGCTCATACGGAGTCTGGGGCTCGACGATAAGGTGCAGTGGCTTGCGCCGATGCGCAAACCGGAGTTGTGGAGGACATATCTCCGCAGCCACGCTGTGCTGGATCAGTTCGTTCTTCCATCATTCGGTGGAATCACCTTTGAGGCGCTCGCGCTTGGCAGGCGCGTCATCACCAATGTGGATTCGGGTATGGCCGAAGAATTCTTTTCCGAAGCGCCTCCCACCTTGTCGGCATCGACCGAGAGTGAGATCGCCGAGGCGCTGCGCAAGATCGTCGCGGATCGGGACGACCGGCATGGACTCGGCGCTGCCGGAGCAGCCTGGATCCAAAAGTATCATTCTGCGGCGAGAATCGTCGAGCTGCAGTTGGCAGCGTATCGACGGCAGATCGAATCCGTTCCGGCCTGA
- a CDS encoding glycosyltransferase yields MSIPYVETGLESSLNQIDSTQAIEAENARALRLIDDFQRRMGRPLRVLHIGNIANNAYNNARIQRKLGIQADVLCYNYYHIMGCPEWEDGALQEGSSALGQDHFRPDWWATSLKGWKRPHWFVQGPSALCIEYLRARNAGWRTTAYLKWLELELTALQDARSGDNKGFLAKYVPKHLKFLLWLRGRARSSDGNRQPLSLYRIWLGTFVANGVLGPESNTGRSEANWLDRISAAAWLKTTRRGPQADAEARDALSALREDVHRLRVGGILERSSSFARLLVSRFLSLLERAMLKLIPVSASGCVGRSMSDPVTRAREIETLLDEIRTDPSELDGQSLSYREEYITLHPRPFEDILSHYDIIQGYAIDGLIPMINGVKNFCCYEHGTLRDIPFENNLTGLICRISYQRAPVVFVTNSDVFPSVERLGLKPERVFHLPHAFDDQKLKEYRAAHPELAPAKNGPVIFFSPSRHHWKRGSVSWQKGNDVVIRAAAEIARERTDFKLVFVEWGQEVADSKELIEELGLSKLVEWVPTMSKRELWQRYCVSHAVVDQFVIPALGGVGFETMALGVRLISIIDRQQTALFFGQEPPLLAAGNVAECAARMREVIQDPLDTQGRGRAATQWMSTFHSAERIVALQCKAYSNLLVGQW; encoded by the coding sequence GTGTCAATTCCCTATGTCGAAACCGGCCTCGAGAGTAGCCTGAATCAAATCGACTCAACGCAGGCGATCGAGGCGGAAAACGCACGCGCCTTGCGTTTGATCGACGACTTTCAGCGCAGAATGGGCCGGCCGCTTCGCGTTCTTCACATCGGCAACATAGCCAACAATGCCTACAACAATGCCCGCATTCAGCGGAAGCTCGGCATCCAGGCCGACGTGTTATGTTACAACTACTACCACATCATGGGGTGCCCGGAGTGGGAGGATGGCGCGCTGCAAGAGGGGTCCTCGGCGCTTGGGCAGGATCATTTCAGGCCCGATTGGTGGGCGACAAGCCTGAAGGGATGGAAGCGACCCCATTGGTTCGTTCAGGGCCCATCCGCGCTTTGCATTGAATACCTTCGCGCCAGGAACGCGGGTTGGAGAACCACGGCATATTTGAAATGGTTGGAATTGGAATTGACCGCCCTTCAGGACGCTCGTTCCGGCGACAACAAGGGCTTCCTCGCCAAATATGTTCCTAAACATCTGAAATTCCTGCTCTGGCTCAGGGGGCGCGCTCGGTCATCGGACGGGAACAGGCAACCTCTTAGCCTGTATAGAATCTGGCTTGGAACGTTCGTGGCAAATGGCGTGCTCGGACCGGAATCCAACACGGGCCGATCCGAGGCGAATTGGCTGGACCGAATCTCAGCTGCGGCATGGTTGAAGACTACGCGTCGCGGTCCGCAAGCTGATGCGGAGGCTCGCGACGCACTCAGTGCGTTACGGGAGGATGTTCATCGGCTCCGCGTCGGCGGAATTCTGGAGAGGTCGTCTTCGTTTGCCCGCTTGCTGGTCTCCCGCTTCCTGTCGCTCCTAGAGCGAGCAATGCTCAAGCTCATTCCGGTCTCGGCTTCCGGCTGCGTGGGACGATCGATGTCTGATCCAGTAACGCGAGCAAGGGAAATTGAAACATTGCTCGATGAAATCAGGACGGATCCTTCCGAACTTGATGGTCAATCGCTCAGCTATCGCGAGGAATATATAACGCTGCATCCAAGGCCCTTCGAGGATATCCTCTCGCACTATGACATCATTCAGGGATATGCCATCGACGGGCTGATACCTATGATCAACGGCGTCAAGAACTTCTGCTGCTACGAGCACGGGACACTTCGTGACATTCCGTTCGAAAACAATCTGACCGGCCTGATATGCCGCATCTCGTATCAGCGCGCGCCGGTGGTGTTTGTCACGAATTCCGACGTGTTTCCTTCGGTGGAGCGGCTTGGGTTGAAGCCAGAGCGCGTGTTCCATTTGCCGCACGCATTCGACGACCAGAAACTGAAAGAATATCGTGCGGCGCATCCCGAGCTTGCGCCTGCGAAAAACGGGCCTGTCATTTTCTTCAGCCCGTCTCGTCACCATTGGAAGCGTGGAAGCGTGTCATGGCAGAAGGGCAATGACGTCGTCATTCGCGCAGCTGCGGAGATTGCACGAGAACGGACCGACTTTAAGCTCGTATTCGTCGAATGGGGCCAGGAGGTCGCGGATAGCAAGGAGTTGATCGAGGAACTGGGTCTGTCGAAGCTGGTTGAATGGGTCCCGACCATGTCCAAGCGGGAACTGTGGCAGCGCTACTGTGTGTCGCATGCAGTCGTTGACCAGTTCGTTATTCCAGCTCTCGGCGGCGTTGGGTTCGAGACGATGGCGTTGGGTGTTCGGCTGATTTCCATCATCGACCGGCAACAGACGGCCCTGTTTTTTGGTCAAGAGCCGCCGTTGCTCGCGGCCGGTAACGTCGCTGAATGCGCGGCGCGAATGCGGGAAGTCATCCAGGATCCTCTTGATACCCAAGGCCGAGGCCGGGCTGCTACTCAATGGATGTCGACGTTCCATTCCGCGGAAAGAATTGTTGCTCTCCAGTGCAAGGCGTATAGCAATTTGCTGGTGGGTCAGTGGTGA
- a CDS encoding glycosyltransferase: MSSKLFRSVRYMLGGSCFPRLSQLARKNHNFGAAVSALSSTPQRRRVDQAIIENVNRVAAEGDYELLTTMLDALRPFLNPDQSPDARDFWDALVADCRVIAADRLLRGEMNSLWGVTPIVNLSAGVAADRALGVNARSLVFTTYHTSSNFDVVCSEIQARLVAERGEDWFLFRWLMLVWAIANFDFFHLYNDRGIIEPAGGYGSPRFGIAVREMEIYRQAGKRLYTYAYGADHRMREKNLALGKWNFCSECPDPGVYCVCDDAGGAAMLQVIREYSTAVVAHGLAMKLIPGARNVPYLTVDINKFSPRRSWSQGDGKLVVGHFPNHGYFKGTKYLEGAIHSLQAEGHAVELLLLSGKPHHEILEAMQKIDVLVDQLISGSFGLTAVEAMASGCPVICYLHDGVAIADRETCPVIEANPDTIKEVLGRLISDRTRLSEAGAAGPDYVRKNYSVEALGKHLADLYVETADLPKPLKATIAESAKSLNS; the protein is encoded by the coding sequence GTGTCTTCGAAGCTATTTCGGTCGGTTCGTTACATGTTGGGGGGCTCGTGCTTTCCCAGGCTCTCCCAGCTCGCGCGAAAGAACCACAATTTTGGCGCAGCTGTCTCTGCGCTTTCGTCGACACCGCAGCGAAGACGCGTAGATCAGGCGATCATCGAGAATGTGAACCGGGTTGCTGCCGAGGGCGACTACGAGCTCCTCACGACCATGCTGGATGCGCTGCGACCGTTTCTAAATCCCGATCAATCCCCTGATGCGCGCGACTTCTGGGATGCTCTGGTGGCCGATTGTCGCGTGATCGCTGCGGATCGACTGCTGCGAGGCGAGATGAACTCTCTCTGGGGGGTCACGCCGATCGTCAATCTGAGCGCAGGCGTTGCTGCAGATCGCGCTCTGGGCGTGAACGCCCGCTCGCTGGTGTTCACCACCTACCACACTTCATCGAACTTTGATGTCGTATGCTCGGAAATTCAGGCGCGTCTTGTAGCTGAGCGTGGTGAGGATTGGTTCCTGTTTCGATGGCTCATGCTGGTTTGGGCCATTGCCAACTTCGATTTCTTTCATCTTTACAATGATCGCGGCATCATCGAACCGGCCGGTGGCTATGGCAGTCCCCGCTTTGGAATTGCGGTGCGCGAGATGGAAATATATCGCCAGGCTGGCAAGCGGCTCTATACCTACGCATACGGTGCCGACCACAGAATGCGCGAGAAGAACCTGGCGCTTGGAAAATGGAACTTCTGCTCCGAATGTCCTGATCCCGGGGTTTATTGTGTCTGCGACGATGCCGGCGGCGCTGCCATGCTGCAGGTCATCAGAGAATACTCGACTGCCGTGGTGGCGCACGGGTTGGCCATGAAGCTTATCCCTGGCGCTCGAAACGTGCCGTACCTGACGGTCGATATTAATAAATTCTCTCCCCGACGATCCTGGTCTCAAGGGGATGGCAAGCTGGTTGTGGGTCACTTTCCGAACCACGGCTATTTCAAGGGGACAAAATATCTGGAAGGCGCAATCCACTCCCTGCAGGCTGAAGGTCATGCAGTCGAGCTCTTGCTACTGAGCGGAAAGCCGCACCATGAAATACTGGAGGCGATGCAGAAGATCGACGTTCTTGTCGACCAGCTCATAAGCGGATCCTTCGGCTTGACTGCCGTTGAGGCAATGGCATCGGGCTGTCCCGTCATCTGCTATTTGCACGATGGAGTAGCGATCGCCGATCGCGAAACCTGCCCGGTCATTGAGGCAAATCCGGATACGATCAAGGAAGTCTTGGGTCGGCTGATCTCGGACCGCACACGGCTTTCGGAAGCCGGAGCCGCCGGCCCTGATTATGTCCGGAAGAACTACTCTGTGGAGGCGCTCGGCAAGCATTTGGCGGATCTATATGTGGAGACCGCGGATTTGCCAAAGCCGCTGAAAGCAACAATCGCCGAAAGCGCGAAGTCGCTGAATTCGTGA
- a CDS encoding DegT/DnrJ/EryC1/StrS family aminotransferase has protein sequence MNITEPSFDEAEIALLRECLDSKWVTQGPLTERFERLIAEKHDVKHALACTSCTAALHLATMALKLGPGDEVIVPAFTWVTSAHSAEYVGAKPVFVDVDLSTFNIDPERLEAAITPRTKAIIAVHLFGLAAPMDEILAIARPRGIQVIEDAACAIGTTYKGRLVGAIGDIGCFSFHPRKAVTTGEGGAVTTNRDDLAERVRSQRNHGSTGAPDSSIEPHGPWTMATFDNLGFNLRLSDIQAAVGVAQMGKLERLLAERRRLGHRYSELLAGNNSIVRPLGGDVDGHAFQSYVIRIVDGHRERRNAVMAALAAAGIQTRPGTHAVHRLGYYKNKYGLRPEQFPNAALAEDTTITLPIFPNMTEEDQRRVVDCINRASA, from the coding sequence ATGAACATCACAGAACCGAGTTTCGACGAAGCTGAAATTGCGTTGCTGCGAGAGTGCCTCGACTCGAAGTGGGTTACGCAGGGGCCGCTCACAGAACGATTCGAGCGGCTCATTGCAGAGAAGCACGACGTCAAGCATGCCCTTGCGTGTACGTCTTGCACCGCCGCGCTGCATCTGGCGACCATGGCCCTGAAGCTTGGGCCGGGAGACGAGGTGATTGTTCCCGCTTTCACGTGGGTCACAAGCGCGCACTCGGCTGAATATGTCGGTGCGAAGCCCGTCTTCGTCGATGTCGATCTGTCGACTTTCAATATCGATCCGGAACGGCTGGAAGCCGCGATCACGCCACGCACGAAGGCCATCATCGCGGTCCACCTGTTCGGCCTTGCCGCCCCGATGGACGAGATCCTGGCCATTGCGCGGCCGCGTGGCATTCAGGTGATCGAAGACGCCGCATGCGCAATCGGCACGACCTACAAGGGCAGGCTGGTTGGCGCGATTGGCGACATCGGCTGCTTTTCATTCCACCCGCGTAAGGCCGTCACGACGGGTGAGGGCGGCGCCGTAACCACCAACCGCGATGATCTTGCGGAACGCGTGCGGTCGCAGCGCAACCACGGCTCGACCGGCGCTCCGGATTCGTCGATCGAGCCTCACGGCCCGTGGACGATGGCGACGTTTGACAATCTCGGCTTCAACTTGCGCTTGTCCGACATCCAGGCGGCGGTTGGGGTCGCGCAAATGGGCAAGCTCGAGCGGCTGCTGGCAGAACGCAGGCGTCTCGGCCATCGCTATTCCGAGTTGCTCGCCGGGAACAATTCGATTGTGCGACCGCTCGGCGGCGACGTCGATGGGCATGCATTTCAATCCTACGTTATTCGTATCGTTGACGGGCATCGCGAGCGCCGCAACGCGGTGATGGCGGCGCTGGCTGCCGCAGGAATTCAGACCCGACCGGGCACGCATGCGGTGCATCGGCTCGGCTACTACAAGAACAAGTATGGCCTGCGCCCTGAGCAGTTTCCGAACGCGGCACTTGCGGAGGACACGACGATCACATTGCCGATTTTTCCGAACATGACGGAGGAGGATCAGCGCCGGGTGGTTGATTGCATCAATCGAGCCAGCGCTTGA
- a CDS encoding glycosyltransferase, with protein MLTTWSIARSPGRGTIVRYKLQALPQKLLGLVATALSIVILTLAICVAPALGAVRLRRGQPRSLWGVTPILTLQLKSRADRELGFRSTSLVYVTYIITSRFDLNLQRPYMLALRFGLGLAFQRLVLAWALVRYDVFHFFADRGLLDSTERLQINSEELAALRRAGKRVYIYAYGADVRTRLATLALGKWNFCVDCTEPPKYCACHDAEAQHYVSELTKSVTALVSLGDMLTYMPAAKHINYWPLDLDRFKAVLPDAPPSGPLRIAHAPNHTHFKGSKYLERTIDRLKVQGHDIEYCKIQGVPNSEVLALFAQSDIVADQFIGGAYGYTALEAMALGKPVLSYVRSPDLVEAPEECPIINATPDELEQALLWVIRNRDSLRTIGEQGRRYVERWHGISAIAARLGQLYRDTASFPPGVVDRIRSQQEQEEARRNAIPLVGNWQHPFQIARQPVSEGLSALAGTSPR; from the coding sequence ATGCTCACGACCTGGTCGATTGCGAGATCGCCGGGGCGGGGGACAATAGTCCGCTACAAGTTGCAGGCGCTGCCGCAAAAGCTTCTGGGTCTGGTCGCTACCGCACTTTCGATTGTCATTCTAACACTCGCGATTTGCGTCGCTCCAGCACTTGGAGCCGTGCGGTTGCGGCGCGGGCAGCCCAGGAGCTTATGGGGCGTAACGCCGATCCTGACCCTGCAGCTTAAATCCAGGGCAGATCGGGAGCTTGGCTTTCGATCGACCTCTCTTGTCTACGTAACCTATATCATAACGTCGCGCTTCGATCTGAATCTCCAACGGCCTTACATGCTGGCGCTCAGGTTTGGCCTGGGCCTCGCGTTCCAGCGTTTGGTGCTCGCATGGGCCCTGGTTCGGTATGATGTGTTTCACTTCTTCGCCGACCGCGGGTTGCTTGATTCGACGGAGCGCTTGCAGATCAATTCCGAGGAGCTTGCGGCTCTGCGGCGAGCCGGCAAGCGGGTCTATATCTATGCGTATGGTGCCGATGTTCGTACCAGGCTTGCGACCCTGGCCCTCGGCAAATGGAATTTCTGCGTCGACTGCACGGAACCGCCCAAATATTGCGCGTGTCACGACGCAGAGGCTCAACACTACGTTTCCGAATTGACCAAGTCCGTAACGGCCCTGGTCTCGCTCGGCGATATGCTCACCTACATGCCTGCGGCAAAACATATCAACTACTGGCCGTTGGATCTGGATCGGTTCAAAGCAGTTCTCCCGGATGCGCCGCCATCCGGTCCCCTTCGCATCGCTCACGCGCCTAATCACACGCACTTCAAGGGCTCAAAATACCTGGAGCGGACGATAGACAGGCTGAAGGTGCAGGGACACGACATCGAGTATTGCAAGATACAAGGCGTTCCCAACAGCGAGGTCCTCGCGCTTTTCGCCCAATCCGACATCGTGGCGGATCAGTTTATCGGCGGTGCTTACGGCTACACCGCGCTCGAGGCGATGGCGCTCGGCAAGCCGGTCCTGAGCTACGTTAGAAGCCCGGATCTGGTCGAAGCGCCGGAGGAATGTCCGATCATCAACGCAACGCCGGATGAACTTGAGCAGGCATTGCTGTGGGTGATCCGCAATCGGGATAGCCTTCGCACGATCGGCGAGCAGGGCCGGCGCTATGTCGAGCGATGGCACGGCATATCGGCGATCGCTGCGCGGCTTGGACAGCTCTATCGGGACACTGCAAGCTTTCCGCCTGGTGTCGTCGATCGCATTCGGTCCCAGCAGGAGCAGGAGGAAGCCCGGCGCAACGCCATTCCCCTCGTGGGGAATTGGCAGCATCCATTCCAGATTGCGAGGCAGCCTGTTTCAGAAGGTCTCAGTGCGCTCGCCGGGACGTCACCCCGATGA
- a CDS encoding glycosyltransferase family 4 protein, with amino-acid sequence MMLKQISSFIKQYPPLFRALRPVFYFLFGRWNALVSELVIRRAQFAQARIPKMSAAGDAKSRNRQIGRSASGREVVMLVVSDLRVDPRVEREARALGAAGYDVTVICPEPSKGAGATFNLDWGPHVHIQHADWTAATFMSEQPGYLAEQLYLEAVKRKPFAYHAHDLSTAYAAMAAAKYRGAHLVVDFHEWFSENVHWNTKQSAWAPYPSEWKRALQELEVRCLNEASATITVCDSIADAMEAELGGSRPVVVRNIPDIAVTPSREYPPLKQQLGLPDSTFVLLWQGGTGPTRLIEPIIESLAYAPDCIFVIRGPSLDLFGPDYLALAQRTGVEDRVVLAPPVPSKDVVAAARGADAGIWTLPALCRNFTFALPNKIFEYLAADLPVLVAQYPEAKRLVVENEVGLTFDPYDPRSIAESINRLVQDKQLRATFAASTRKTLARLDAKSEWQKVVSLYESLSPRKPPQRGSTQ; translated from the coding sequence ATGATGCTTAAGCAGATCTCATCTTTCATCAAGCAGTATCCTCCTCTTTTTCGCGCGTTGCGGCCGGTATTCTATTTCCTTTTCGGCCGGTGGAATGCGTTGGTCTCAGAGCTTGTGATCCGTCGCGCGCAGTTCGCGCAGGCTCGAATCCCGAAGATGTCTGCTGCGGGTGATGCCAAGTCGCGAAATAGACAGATTGGCAGATCTGCCTCTGGTCGCGAAGTGGTGATGCTTGTCGTCTCCGATCTGCGTGTGGACCCAAGGGTTGAAAGAGAAGCGCGTGCACTCGGCGCCGCCGGATATGACGTGACGGTGATCTGTCCCGAGCCCTCGAAGGGTGCAGGGGCAACCTTCAATCTTGATTGGGGACCGCACGTTCATATTCAGCACGCCGATTGGACGGCAGCGACGTTCATGAGCGAGCAGCCTGGTTACCTTGCGGAACAGCTTTACCTGGAAGCGGTGAAGAGGAAGCCATTTGCGTACCATGCGCATGATCTCTCCACCGCCTATGCCGCGATGGCGGCGGCAAAGTACCGGGGCGCGCACCTAGTGGTCGACTTCCACGAGTGGTTTTCTGAGAATGTTCATTGGAACACGAAGCAGTCCGCCTGGGCGCCGTATCCTTCCGAGTGGAAGCGGGCGCTTCAGGAGCTGGAAGTTCGTTGTCTTAACGAGGCGTCCGCCACGATCACTGTCTGTGACTCAATTGCGGATGCAATGGAGGCCGAGCTCGGCGGCAGCCGTCCCGTCGTGGTCCGCAACATTCCCGATATCGCGGTGACGCCGTCGCGCGAGTATCCGCCGCTGAAGCAGCAACTGGGGCTGCCGGACTCGACGTTCGTTCTGCTGTGGCAGGGAGGGACTGGCCCGACGCGCCTGATCGAGCCGATTATTGAATCCCTTGCCTATGCGCCTGATTGTATCTTCGTCATTCGGGGTCCTTCTCTGGATCTGTTTGGGCCCGACTATCTGGCATTGGCGCAACGCACGGGCGTGGAGGACAGGGTTGTGCTTGCTCCGCCGGTGCCGTCGAAGGACGTCGTCGCGGCCGCCCGAGGAGCGGATGCCGGGATTTGGACGTTGCCGGCCTTGTGCCGCAACTTCACCTTTGCGCTCCCCAACAAGATATTTGAATACTTGGCCGCCGATCTTCCCGTCCTCGTTGCGCAGTACCCCGAGGCGAAGCGCCTTGTCGTCGAGAACGAGGTCGGGTTGACGTTCGATCCCTACGATCCGCGTTCCATCGCGGAATCGATCAACCGCCTGGTCCAGGACAAGCAACTCCGAGCGACCTTCGCTGCCAGCACGCGGAAGACTCTCGCAAGGTTGGATGCAAAGTCGGAGTGGCAGAAGGTCGTCTCGCTCTACGAAAGCCTTTCTCCAAGAAAGCCGCCGCAACGCGGATCCACGCAATGA
- a CDS encoding formyltransferase family protein — MSLDSPKVLYVTCAENGLHGLGQLTKAGIDVAAVVTIPPALGTKYAVSGYVDVSPWCLAHGLNCIRLREYKIEVSDVEAVDFDLLIVNGWNRLIPSEVFSLARLGALGIHAGHPPLGLGRAPLVWSIIHGQSDIEVFVFRLTANADDGDIMATQVVEITEHDDVKTLYEKVMDVGADLFLAAIRKLSAGEAGFSQDRRFLSHFPKRTEADGLIDFAMTDRQICDFVRAQVPPYPGAFTYLGSEKWKVLRVQRYDRFLFRDHPRVPGRILRVLPSGVIVQTGAAPVWIRHATVDGTDIDPMSRPEIVGRRFGVDLD, encoded by the coding sequence ATGTCGCTCGACAGCCCGAAGGTTCTCTATGTGACCTGCGCCGAAAACGGCCTGCATGGTCTCGGGCAGTTGACCAAGGCCGGCATTGACGTCGCCGCGGTTGTAACTATTCCGCCGGCGCTGGGTACAAAATACGCAGTGTCTGGATACGTTGATGTATCGCCTTGGTGCCTAGCGCACGGATTGAATTGCATTCGCCTCCGAGAATACAAGATCGAAGTTTCAGACGTAGAAGCGGTAGACTTTGACCTTCTGATCGTGAACGGATGGAATCGACTGATTCCCTCTGAAGTCTTTTCGCTGGCTCGATTGGGAGCGCTGGGGATACATGCCGGCCATCCTCCGCTCGGATTGGGGCGGGCGCCGCTAGTCTGGAGCATCATACACGGACAATCGGATATTGAAGTCTTTGTGTTCCGTTTGACCGCAAATGCGGACGACGGAGACATCATGGCTACTCAGGTCGTCGAAATAACAGAGCATGACGACGTCAAGACGTTATACGAAAAGGTCATGGATGTCGGTGCCGACTTGTTTCTGGCGGCAATTCGAAAGCTGTCGGCGGGGGAAGCTGGGTTCTCCCAGGATCGCCGGTTCTTGTCTCACTTCCCGAAGAGGACGGAGGCAGACGGACTGATCGACTTCGCGATGACCGATCGCCAAATTTGCGACTTCGTCCGAGCGCAGGTGCCGCCGTATCCAGGCGCGTTTACGTATCTTGGCTCCGAGAAGTGGAAAGTTCTCAGGGTTCAGCGATACGATCGCTTCTTGTTCCGAGATCATCCTCGCGTGCCCGGCCGCATTTTGCGTGTTCTTCCATCCGGTGTAATTGTCCAAACTGGAGCAGCTCCGGTATGGATTAGGCATGCTACGGTCGACGGGACAGACATCGATCCGATGTCTCGACCGGAGATCGTCGGACGACGGTTTGGCGTAGATCTTGATTGA